Proteins encoded in a region of the Lepeophtheirus salmonis chromosome 6, UVic_Lsal_1.4, whole genome shotgun sequence genome:
- the LOC121119909 gene encoding uncharacterized protein isoform X1 has protein sequence MFFNKLFQLISATSITTQHQTDILNNITTLESQTPPIESNLTKIQNLFDTRFFPLHFLEHAQIHHQGRVLSLIFLPKFKNDSLPKFCSLKIVDESIKNNLLESLGMESDVIREIPFQEMTSIIDTCNTLDKVLNPNETTNIIKKDPETKDDEDVEDVYFKSIFSGIVPGTKWCGINDIAVNYHDIGDEGELDRCCRAHDHCPVKVKAFQSNYGTFNFHPYTKSHCYCDNVFYNCLKRLVTGENSTNTPLQKAHTIGNIYFNVIGIECIEPKFPVHCLESMNEEGIVIIHEATSTYRQPNIPLHRFRRSFNFGQSNDGNSNNNERTDKCIKWTVDMSREPKYFQPSQCIQNFYGTKTKEYNRYKKII, from the exons ATGTTTTTCAACAAGCTTTTTCAATTGATTAGTGCAACATCCATCACAACTCAACATCAAACTGACATATTGAATAACATCACGACATTAGAGTCCCAAACTCCTCCAATTGAATCTAATTTAACCaaaatacaaaacttatttGACACTAGATTTTTCCCCCTTCATTTCTTAGAACATGCACAAATACATCACCAAGGTCGTGTTTTAAGTCTcatattcttaccaaaatttaaaaatgattctttaCCCAAATTTTGCTCTCTTAAAATTGT GGATGAAAGTATTAAGAACAACTTGTTGGAAAGTCTCGGAATGGAGTCTGATGTAATTCGTGAAATCCCGTTTCAAGAGATGACCTCTATTATAGATACATGCAATACCCTAGACAAAGTCTTAAACCCAAATGAAactacaaatataatcaaaaaagatCCAGAGACGAAGGATGATGAAGATGTTGAGGACGTTTATTTCAAGAGTATATTCTCAGGTATCGTACCCGGAACAAAATGGTGCGGAATCAATGACATTGCTGTTAATTATCATGATATTGGCGACGAAGGGGAGTTAGATCGATGTTGCCGAGCTCATGATCATTGTCCAGTCAAAGTGAAGGCCTTTCAATCAAATTATGGAACATTTAACTTTCATCCGTATACCAA atCCCATTGCTACTGCGACAATGTATTCTACAACTGCCTAAAAAGGCTAGTGACAGGAGAAAATTCTACAAATACACCTTTGCAAAAGGCTCATACAATTGGTAACATTTACTTTAATGTTATTGGTATCGAATGCATTGAGCCAAAGTTTCCTGTTCATTGCCTTGAGTCCATGAATGAGGAAGGGATCGTCATAATACATGAGGCTACTAGTACCTATAGGCAGCCCAACATACCCTTACATCGCTTCCGTCGATCTTTCAATTTTGGACAGAGCAATGATGGAAACTCCAACAATAATGAACGAACggataaatgtattaaatggaCTGTTGATATGTCAAGAGAGCCTAAATATTTTCAA CCTTCACAATGCATTCAGAACTTTTATGGAACAAAAACCAAAGaatataatagatataaaaaaataatttaa
- the LOC121120994 gene encoding uncharacterized protein, with protein sequence MLSFSMTLNMNIISALIIIFLLNFANANNKSLTVMYHEETIAAFEKANNELAHCRLYRVNHRDDPNKDKILAKLKPKAISILEVNMQVILQTIIKCSSIHEERKESFTAQSKSELSLWLGVISGTKWCGFKDIATDYEDLGSYERVDRCCRGYHYCPIKISSNHKKYGIINSYGRKIAHCDCDKMFFNCLKNIIKTSKNKSLKYKTEVVGILKFNVIEQKCLKDENNMQDGNERCAEIIEGVEVIDEEYLQYDEEYLKCLNFNVKKKYFVSNGYQKF encoded by the exons atgttATCATTTTCTATGAcattgaatatgaatattataagtgCCTTAATCATAatctttttactaaattttgcaAACGCAAACAACAAAAGTTTAACAGTTATGTATCATGAGGAAACAATTGCAGCTTTTGAAAAGGCTAACAATGAGCTAGCTCACTGTCGACTCTATAGAGTGAACCATAG AGATGACCCTAATAAGGATAAGATATTAGCAAAACTCAAACCTAAAGCAATCAGCATTCTAGAAGTTAATATGCAGGTTATTTTACAAACCATAATTAAATGTTCATCTATACATGAAGAGCGTAAGGAGTCTTTTACTGCACAATCTAAGTCGGAATTGTCCTTATGGTTGGGAGTAATCTCAGGAACTAAATGGTGCGGGTTTAAGGATATTGCGACCGATTATGAGGATTTGGGATCATATGAAAGAGTGGATCGATGCTGTCGGGGTTATCATTATTGTCCAATTAAAATTAGTAGTAACCATAAAAAATACggaattattaattcatatggTCGAAAGAT agcTCATTGTGATtgtgataaaatgttttttaattgtctcaaaaacataattaaaacatCAAAGAATAAATCATTGAAGTATAAAACTGAAGTAGTgggtattttaaaattcaatgttataGAGCAAAAATGCttgaaagatgaaaataatatgcaaGATGGGAATGAAAGATGTGCAGAAATAATTGAAGGAGTAGAAGTGATTGACGAAGAGTATTTACAATATGATGAAGAGTATTTGAAATGTCTAAACTTTAATGtcaagaaaaagtattttgtatcaaatggttaccaaaagttttaa
- the LOC121119910 gene encoding uncharacterized protein codes for MPSDGRLFPIILFFFSIKLVELSTNDLNNLILYFEKTVAYVAFKGNIITNCELFNVHNKDVDGKNKLLKKLEVSKGAHSIQINLKEILIVLEYCQEFDESKRNVRDYNEIKPITKIETIFAGISPGTKWCGFGNIAKEFEDLGEIENVDACCRTHDHCPISVSAYQLNYGIFNFHPYTLSHCDCDSMFYRCLNNAEKKNDSVATVAIKNIKKIYFNIAAVKCISTLYPKICIEILTKNGTRLKNKNPKVLMKEKSYFDLLFYVEEKVSRDQPCVKWTIDYTAVPDARPTEHGIHSLYYPMINDSQVPHYLTSRILKPTYT; via the exons ATGCCATCTGATGGAAGACTATTTCCTATCATACTATTTTTCTTCTCAATCAAACTCGTGGAGTTATCAACTAATGACTTGAACAatcttattttgtattttgaaaaaacagtTGCATATGTTGCTTTTAAAGGAAACATTATAACAAATTGTGAACTTTTCAACGTTCATAACaa AGATGTTGATGGGAAGaacaaattattgaagaaaCTTGAAGTATCAAAAGGAGCTCAcagtattcaaataaatttgaaggaaaTACTAATTGTCCTTGAATATTGTCAAGAATTTGACGAATCAAAGAGGAATGTGAGagattataatgaaataaagcctattacaaaaattgaaactatttttGCTGGGATTTCTCCGGGAACAAAGTGGTGTGGATTTGGAAATATTGCGAAAGAGTTTGAAGATCTTGGAGAAATTGAAAATGTAGATGCCTGTTGTCGAACACACGATCATTGTCCTATCAGTGTCAGTGCTTATCAACTTAACTATGGGATTTTTAACTTTCATCCCTATACATT ATCTCATTGCGACTGTGACTCAATGTTTTATCGTTGTTTGAATAATgcagaaaaaaagaatgattctGTAGCAACGGTAGcgataaagaatattaaaaaaatatattttaatattgctgCAGTCAAGTGCATATCAACATTGTACCCGAAGATCTGTATTGAGATTTTAACTAAGAATGGGACTCGCTTAAAGAACAAAAATCCAAAGGTGTTGATGAAAGAGAAGAGCTACTTTGATTTGCTCTTTTATGTAGAAGAAAAAGTTTCTCGTGATCAACCTTGTGTGAAGTGGACCATTGACTACACAGCAGTTCCAGA tGCAAGGCCTACGGAACATGGAATACATAGTTTATATTATCCTATGATAAATGATAGTCAAGTTCCTCATTACTTAACTAGCAGGATACTGAAACCAACCTACACCTGA
- the LOC121119909 gene encoding uncharacterized protein isoform X3 — protein MFFNKLFQLISATSITTQHQTDILNNITTLESQTPPIESNLTKIQNLFDTRFFPLHFLEHAQIHHQGRVLSLIFLPKFKNDSLPKFCSLKIVDESIKNNLLESLGMESDVIREIPFQEMTSIIDTCNTLDKVLNPNETTNIIKKDPETKDDEDVEDVYFKSIFSGIVPGTKWCGINDIAVNYHDIGDEGELDRCCRAHDHCPVKVKAFQSNYGTFNFHPYTKSHCYCDNVFYNCLKRLVTGENSTNTPLQKAHTIGNIYFNVIGIECIEPKFPVHCLESMNEEGIVIIHEATSTYRQPNIPLHRFRRSFNFGQSNDGNSNNNERTDKCIKWTVDMSREPKYFQVRPKKRF, from the exons ATGTTTTTCAACAAGCTTTTTCAATTGATTAGTGCAACATCCATCACAACTCAACATCAAACTGACATATTGAATAACATCACGACATTAGAGTCCCAAACTCCTCCAATTGAATCTAATTTAACCaaaatacaaaacttatttGACACTAGATTTTTCCCCCTTCATTTCTTAGAACATGCACAAATACATCACCAAGGTCGTGTTTTAAGTCTcatattcttaccaaaatttaaaaatgattctttaCCCAAATTTTGCTCTCTTAAAATTGT GGATGAAAGTATTAAGAACAACTTGTTGGAAAGTCTCGGAATGGAGTCTGATGTAATTCGTGAAATCCCGTTTCAAGAGATGACCTCTATTATAGATACATGCAATACCCTAGACAAAGTCTTAAACCCAAATGAAactacaaatataatcaaaaaagatCCAGAGACGAAGGATGATGAAGATGTTGAGGACGTTTATTTCAAGAGTATATTCTCAGGTATCGTACCCGGAACAAAATGGTGCGGAATCAATGACATTGCTGTTAATTATCATGATATTGGCGACGAAGGGGAGTTAGATCGATGTTGCCGAGCTCATGATCATTGTCCAGTCAAAGTGAAGGCCTTTCAATCAAATTATGGAACATTTAACTTTCATCCGTATACCAA atCCCATTGCTACTGCGACAATGTATTCTACAACTGCCTAAAAAGGCTAGTGACAGGAGAAAATTCTACAAATACACCTTTGCAAAAGGCTCATACAATTGGTAACATTTACTTTAATGTTATTGGTATCGAATGCATTGAGCCAAAGTTTCCTGTTCATTGCCTTGAGTCCATGAATGAGGAAGGGATCGTCATAATACATGAGGCTACTAGTACCTATAGGCAGCCCAACATACCCTTACATCGCTTCCGTCGATCTTTCAATTTTGGACAGAGCAATGATGGAAACTCCAACAATAATGAACGAACggataaatgtattaaatggaCTGTTGATATGTCAAGAGAGCCTAAATATTTTCAAGTGCGTCCCAAAAAACGATTTTAA